A genome region from Triticum aestivum cultivar Chinese Spring chromosome 2B, IWGSC CS RefSeq v2.1, whole genome shotgun sequence includes the following:
- the LOC123042030 gene encoding uncharacterized protein produces MRCRTHPYESAVGVCAACLRGRLLALAAKQNQAPSLPPTPLPEPVPLFPRSVSPYVCPRKSDAASGPGPWRHPSSRLFFRTPQVGPGTGFEEGDTGFQIRRRRSSKLSALAALFGGHRQHRHDASEEKGGGRRHGSWLAGIMPRARGRRKEGPATESPLSPRRSSRVISNRGLSPVRCSYEESEEGGSVADSPWRPSPMRKTPCRRLLGGAGAGVSGFAVCISPLVRPSPARNHHRGGHPPDAPALSGELRPSPLHQPSSGSSLHHCRSWKLADGGRFR; encoded by the coding sequence ATGAGGTGCCGGACGCACCCCTACGAGAGCGCGGTCGGCGTGTGCGCCGCCTGCCTCCGCGGCCGCCTGCTCGCGCTCGCCGCCAAGCAGAACCAGGCGCCCTCGCTGCCCCCGACGCCGCTGCCGGAGCCCGTCCCGCTCTTCCCGAGGTCGGTGTCGCCCTACGTCTGCCCCCGCAAGTCCGACGCCGCCTCGGGGCCCGGGCCGTGGCGCCACCCGTCCAGCCGCCTCTTCTTCCGGACGCCCCAGGTCGGGCCCGGCACCGGCTTCGAGGAGGGCGACACCGGGTTCCAGATCAGGCGGAGGCGGAGCAGCAAGCTCTCCGCCCTCGCCGCGCTCTTCGGCGGTCACCGCCAGCACCGGCACGACGCATCGGAGGAGAAGGGCGGGGGGCGGAGGCACGGATCTTGGCTCGCGGGGATCATGCCGCGCGCGCGCGGTCGACGGAAGGAGGGGCCGGCGACGGAGTCGCCGCTGTCCCCGCGGCGCTCCTCCCGCGTGATCAGCAACCGGGGGCTCTCGCCGGTGCGGTGCTCCTACGAGGAGAGCGAGGAGGGCGGCTCGGTGGCGGACTCGCCGTGGCGGCCGTCGCCGATGCGGAAGACCCCCTGCCGTCGCCTCCTGGGCGGCGCCGGGGCCGGCGTGTCGGGCTTCGCGGTGTGCATCAGCCCGCTCGTCCGCCCCAGCCCGGCGCGGAACCACCACCGCGGAGGCCACCCTCCGGACGCCCCCGCGctgtccggcgagctccggccgtcgccGCTCCACCAGCCCTCCTCCGGCTCCTCCCTCCACCACTGCCGCTCCTGGAAGCTGGCCGACGGCGGCCGCTTCAGGTGA